The Ficedula albicollis isolate OC2 chromosome 9, FicAlb1.5, whole genome shotgun sequence DNA window ATCATAAAAACTTGTTGCCTTGATGATAAACATTCTCTTCCCATGGTCACCACTGTGTCGTACAGGAACTGAAAATTGAACCAGAGCATTATGGTTTTGTACCTCATAGGTGCTTATGGCCTGGACAAGGTCAAACATCCGTagggtagaaaaaaaaagaagagtgtACAACAGCGGCCGAGTTTTCTGCCAAGGTCAAACATCCGTAGggtagaaaaaaaacagaagagtgTACAACAGCGGCCGAGTTCTCTGTAGTTCGCCTGAAGTAATTTCCTACTTTGTTAGCATGGACCTATTTTTCTTCTAACTACAGAGATCTATGTCTACCTGTAAGCACCAACACGTGAATGAGTGAATGTCACCATACAGGGCAAGTAAATGGGCAATTAGAACGCCAGGAGGGTCGGCCTCCCGCCAGTTTCCAACCACTTTTTACCCAAAGCCGGTAGTTTTTCACGGGAACGGGGACACAGCGCTGCATGAGCCCCCGGCCCTCCCGCGGCCTCCGGGAGGGCACCGCTGCCCCGCTCCGCAAGGTCACCTCgcccccgccgccccccccccccccccccccccccccccccccccccccccccccccccccccccccccccccccccccccccccccccccccccccccccccccccccccccccccccccccccccccccccccccccccccccccccccccccccccccccccccccccccccccccccccccccccccccccccccccccccccccccccccccccccccccccccccccccccccccccccccccccccccccccccccccccccccccccccccccccccccccccccccccccccccccccccccccccccccccccccccccccccccccccccccccccccccccccccccccccccccccccccccccccccccccccccccccccccccccccccccccccccccccccccccccccccccccccccccccccccccccccccccccccccccccccccccccccccccccccccccccccccccccccccccccccccccccccccccccccccccccccccccccccccccccccccccccccccccccccccccccccccccccccccccccccccccccccccccccccccccccccccccccccccccccccccccccccccccccccccccccccccccccccccccccccccccccccccccccccccccccccccccccccccccccccccccccccccccccccccccccccccccccccccccccccccccccccccccccccccccccccccccccccccccccccccccccccccccccccccccccccctcggccGGGACCGCCCGGGTACGCACTGCGCCGGGGGGACTCGGGCTCAGGCACGGAGGGGCGGGCGCGTTCCCGGGAGGAAGGAGAGCCTTTGGCGGGAGGCGCGTGTCCGTGCGTCCCGGTGTCCGTGCGTCCTGGCTCCGCCAGCCTGAGGGCTGCAGGCACCGTGCAAGGGCAGCCCGGAGCGGTTCCCTGCGCCCGCAGAATCCTGCGGTCACTGTGCTGCCGCATCCAGCGTGGATGAGTTTGTGCTTTCCCGTGTGCCCACAGCTTTTGCCCCCAGGCCACGGGGGAGGCCGTGCATTCTCCTGGacacccccaaacccacctggatgcGTTCCTGCGGCACCTtctccaggtgaccctgcttTGGCAGGGGTGATCTCCAGAGCTTTCCAATGCTAAGAATAATGTGATTCTGTACTCTAGTACAGCATAGCTCAAATTtgtgctttaatttttatttgttatttatcTTTAAGTATAGAATATTGATAAATAGATGAGATGAGGGGAAGAACACCAAGATGACATTTTTGTGACTAACCAAACCCTGTAGGACCTGTGTCTTTGTGAATGAAACAAGCATTCTCGTTTAgcagaatattatttttcttaccaCACATAGTTTTCCTTCTAATTTCTGTGCAGGACAGCACTGAATCTGTACCACAAGAACCTACCAAAAATTGAGATCCTCCATCAGGTGAAGTTTCTGCACACAACTGTATCTCGGCGAGGTCTGGAGGAGTTTTTTGATGATCCAggaaactggggggaaaaaagtgtaaAGTCTGGTGAGTTATAGCTAGCATTTGATAGTGATCTTTGAGCAGAAATCTGacctgggttgttttttttttttacatcataGGGAGCATTTGTAGCTAcataaaacttaattttctgtATATGTGTACATACATCCACTTGTGTGTCTTTGTGTGTTAATTTTTGCTGTGTATATTCAGTGTTTATGGAAGCAAATAGCAGTTTGTGCAGCAAAATGCTGTAAatcctctgctttgctttgaagTCAGAGTGTATCACAGAAGAGATGTGCTTTGATGAAATATAAGTATTGTGGAAGAAAACTAGTTCAGTGTAAAGATTAATCTAACAGCTTTCTGTATTCCCAGCCttttacaaacacaaacaaTTACACTGTGTGTAATTGCCTTTCTGTATTGTGTTTTAAAAGTAGAAGCTGAGTATCTTGAAGGATGGCTGTCCAAGCAGTGGTATTTTAAAAGTGGTCTTTATACTGTTGTGTCAACTGAGCCTAGTAGAAGCTCTTTGGTTTTTTCCAGAATGAGGGAACTTTGCTCCATTAAATGGTGGGTTTTTATCTTTTACAGGGGATTCATGGAATATCAAGCAGCTAAGGGGCAAGAGTAGTGAAGACTTGCACAAACTTTGGTAAGTAAGTTTTAGTGAAGAAGCTTCTCTtctttcagagcagctctgcactttttaatgaaatgttgCTGGTGAATTTATGATCCAGTAACCTTAGtctggcacagagctctgcaggctccAGCCAGCTTTGGGCTTGGAACAGCCCCggtcctggccctgctcagagcacaggagctgcactgcaggtggCTGTGGGACAGTTGTGTCTTGTTCAGAGGACTCAGGTTTGGTACAAACCTCTGGAGGTTGTTTGAGTTGGACAGACTTGCTTGTCAGTGCCTTCTGGTGGGGTGGGCACTTATTCCATCAGGGTGCTCAGGTCTgcatttattctgatttttgaaGTTTCTGATGCTGGAGGTTGCATTGCCACTTCAGGCTGAACTTAGTCATTACTGTGAAAGAGCTTTTTCCTTGCTTTGTCTTGTCCTTTTCCTGTGTACATGTAAGAAGAATCTGCCTCTGTCCAGGTAGTGGAAGAAAGTGTTAATCCCTCCTAAGCCCTCTTTATTCCAGACTAAGTAAACCTGTCTCCCTCATTCTCCTGTTTCTTTATAGGAagccagcaggatttgggattacAGGTAGTAAGTGAATAACTGCTTGACTATCCTGAAGTTACTACTGAATTACTGTGAATAACTGCTTGACTATCCTGAAGTTACTATTGAACTGTTGCTATTACAGGTAGTAAGTGAATAACTGCTTGACTATCCTGAAGTTACTACTGAATTACTGTGCTTTCTGCTCTAGGTATGTcttgctgaaagaaaagaacatgctCTTAACGTTAGAGCAAGAATCCAAACGACAGCGCAAGCCCATGCCAAGTCCAGAACGCTTAGAAAAGGTAACTTTTTCATactacataaaaataaaactcttagGTAAGATTGCTGCAAGATCAAGTGTTTGTAAACTTGTTAAagaccttttttaaaaaattatttccttgatTTTAGTGTATGCAATAACTGCTCAAGTCATAACTTGGCCAAGGCAGTTTTCTCATTGTCCAGTGGGCATTACTGGGGCTGTGACCAGACTCCAGTGAAAACTAAAGTAAACAACAGCCACTATAAACCACATGCAAATCTTCTGTTTGCTTCTCCAGCTTCCTTCTGACCCCTGCCTCAGAGCTTCCTACGTTTCTGGCTTTATGTCTTACCCAGCTGGTCTTTAATCAGATGTCAGACTGTCAGTTATTTCATATCTGTCCTGCTCTCAAATGAGGTTTTTGAAGCACCCATTCCTTACTGCTCTAGTACACAGGGCCTGCTGAGAGAACTCATGATCAAACTCATGATCAGCCCTTTACATTTTGTCTTAAGTCTTTGAgagcttttaaattttcagcATTGTTTTGGTTGGTGAATCCTGAAACTTTTACCATTTCCAGGTAGAAACGTCTATGAAAAATATAGACTTGGTtgtcagagagagagaaattgcTTTGAGGCTTTTACAGACAGGCCATGAAAAGCCAGTCCCTGGCGAGTGGAGACACGACTTCCTGGGACGCACCTTCTGGTATGGAAAACCTTCTGTTTTAATGTGTGCATTTTCTTGTGGTGTCTCTCTCCCATAGAATCCTTATCTAATCAAGGAAGGATGCATAGACTGTACAGAACACAGGAGATGCAGTTACAAACCAAGCCAGCGAGAGCTGGAAATAAATACCCACGTATAAATTCTGCCATCTCCCAGACCACTTTATCACTGTACTTGAAACCAAGAGAAATTGGTAAAATCCTAGAATTAAAGACAATTAAAGACATTCTGTAATCATTTTTATCTGTCTCCAACAGGTACAGTTACAAGGAATGGCCAATACCATGGCACTtgaacaaaaaacacaaaaagaagagaTTCTACTACCTACCTCTTGTGAATCACTTCATCAGGTAAAAAGATTGATATTGAAAATTATCTTCTGATCTGTTTGTGTCCTTATTCcactttaaaaggaaaaaatagctgTAATCTTTTGGTTTTTAGCTACTAGACTGAAAATTAGGCTTTCTGAAATTAGAGcttgctgtgtttcttttttctgttcccACCTTAGTTACTAAGGTACATGGTTATGTACTGGCACtgtaaaagtaatttcaaatgcAGACTATCAAAAATCTTCCAGAGGCTGAACTTCTGTAGAATTCAGAAGCAGAGTAAAAACAGTACTTTGCAAGCTTTTTTACTTATCAAAAGCAAATGAACACTGAAGTTGTTAATCACCGAGAGCCTCTATCTGATTATGGGGGCGAGCTCATTAGAGTGGTTACAAACTGGCTGGAAATGAACCATACCAACTTCTCTGTTTCAGACTCAGACTTGAAAAATCCTTAAGGAAGAGGGCAAGGCAGCAAAGCCTGGAGAGGACAAGGCAGAAGGTGTTGGAAAGGAAGTTCCCCGACGTTGCTGTGAAATCCCAGAGCCAGTAACATGCTGGATGAGCACTGCAAGGTCGAGTGTCTGTGGAACATGAATCATGTTCTGGAACCACAAACAACTCCACTGAGCATTCCAgtctccatctttttttttttgtttgtttttaataccACATTTGACTTTAATTAAACTTGTGATCTGGAATTAAAAAGCAGCTTGGGTGCCTAACTAAAATTACATAATTTCTCATGTTTCCAGGAATAAATGTTGTGCTAGCCAGGTGTTACAAGAGTAAGACATGCATTAGGAACAGTGAAAAGCAGCCACAGAGTGCCAGCTGATAGTAACAAGTTTACAATATTTACCTGGTTTAAACATGGAACCATCTGAACCTTACATATGAGCCTTTTCCCTGatcatatttttcctgctgtttttctatttttctgaatattttccctGACTTACAGGTAAGCTACTCAAGGTATATTTGCTTTCTGCATCAGTGCACTGGTAAATGGGCTCTTTGGTCTGCTATGAGGaaatttttccacttcttttaGTCTGGCTTCTTAGAAAGTATGAAATACTCAGCATAGGAACTTCTAATACAGTTGTCCTACCTTGATTTCTATGACAAATTCAAACACTTGAACAATGTTTTTTTGCAGAGTGCAAAATGTTTGAAAGAAGACTGTAAGTCTTCTATGAAATTGAAGTAGGCTATAGCTCTCAGCTGATGGAAACACCTTCACCTTTAACTTCATGAAAGCTTTTAACCTCTACATGTGGTGGTCCCGAAATCTAGATTAAAGTCACAAATACCAATGTGCTCAGCAGTAAAATCTGGTAAAACACTGCAAGGGAACCAGTACTGTTTCCTGTGAGTATCTATCATTTGGAACTTCCAATTCCACCTCTGCATCACACAAAATTCCCAGTTTAAACTCAGAATCTTTACAGTGCTGAGAAAACCTCCAGCAGTGTTTTGCTTCCCCGTGCTGCTGGAATATTAACAGATATTACTACTGTACTGCAATTCTGTTAAGATAAACAGAAGATAAAAGCTGATTCAGCATAATGAAATGTATGCATGTCACAGAAGGAAAGCTTAAAAACATCACCCACTGCAGTACACTGAGGTAGCAATTATGTTCCACTTGAGTGGAAACTGGACTGAGTCCTTTTCTTCCACAATGACAAGACCTGGTGACTTGGCACACTTGGTATAGCTTTGCAGTTTGCCTCATTTTGCAAGAGAAACATGGTTTGTCAAGCTTTGAAAATCCGATCAAGCAACTTTGTCTAAAGAGCAACTCAATATTCTCATGATAAGACAAAAGCGGATTGGTTTGataaattactttattatttGGAGGTAATGTGAAACTTTTCAAATAGAGGCCTCATAATTATTTACCCACAAGATCTTTTAGGATACAAAAATGTAGCAgtactgtatattttttttagatCAGTTAAATGCTATTTGGTTTTCCACAGCTTTTGAGATAAAAGGAGCAAAACTTCATTGTGTCCCAAAACAGACCATCACACCATTGTAAATTaagcttaaaaacaaacacGAAGCTTCATCTTGACAGCCAATTCCTGCTGAACAGAAAAgtcatccccatccctgtgaccCTGAGTGCACCTTCCCCCTGCAAACACAGGCACTTACAGACCCTGCTGGGAGGCACGGGGGGAGCCACACCAGCCACGAGCACACAGCACTTAACAGCTCCCTACAGCAGGGTCAAGCCACGCACTGAGAGCTTCACTCTGCTCCCAGTCATGGAGAGGCAATTCTTTGTCTCAATTTCTCTGTCTCCAACAGGTTTTGCTTCTCACCAACATCACAAAGGCATTAAATACATTCTTAGATACCAGGTGGAAAGCATTGCTTGCTTACTGAAATGAAACTGCTCCgtaataaaaaaatcagcaaaccAGTGCTTAATATAACATTCACTCCATGGAATGTAACACTTCTGTGAGACAGTAAAAGTTTACACTAAAATAGATCACTGAATACAGACTTTCAACTTTTAAAACAGCAGAGTAACTTTCTCTGCAAGTACTCACAAGCTTGCTCAAATATAAAAgaccaaattttattttttgagagaaaaataagagcAATTTAAGGCCAAAGTACCAGCAAGGAAGACTAGTATGTGAAAGTAGAGAAGAAATTAGacaagaaataattaataaataagcaCAGGCATTTGCAAGGTTATGCCTCTATCTATTAGCTAACCTGTAAAGCTGTTCCCAGGAAAAGATACTAGAGAAAATAGACATTTatacaaaattataaaatgctTGTTACATGAATTATTGCTTTACAAGGGACGTAAACATCCTTTTTCTATTATAGTACCAATTAGGTCTCTCAAAATTTCTAAAGTTTGTTAAAATGGAGCTTGAATTATGCAAAAACCCTATAAAAACTTTCTACAAAAAAGGAGTCCATCCCATTCCTGAGTATGCTAAAGCTATAAAACAGAAGGAGCACCGAGCAGGCAGCAGTTTTCACAGTAAAGAGGTCTAAGGGCATTTTCTTTCTACACACTGTTTCCCTCCTTCTTCATATTCTTGTTTAGAAATCCACATCTGCTGGAAAGTACcctacaaaaataaacaaaagcaacacaaaTTGAAAAAATACCAGAACACAAATTATGGTTAATTGAAACATGATTAGCTTTTCCTAGGAGAGAAGACAAGCTAGTCCTTACATTAAATGAAGTATTAGGACTTGACCTGCTCAACTGTCTCTTCATTGAGTTCTATTGCTAAGGGATTAAACTCAAGACAGGAAGTGCAGCACCAAACGCTGATTCCAGTCTGCCATGATGATGAATTAACCCCCACAAACCATTTCAGTGCTCAGTAACTTGTACAATTAACCTCAGGAATATGATGCAGAAACAGGTTTGCTACTTTCATGGTCTACTAGACAGAGTCTAGAGAAAGTGCATGTATTTCAAGGTTGCACCTTGCCATTAAAAATAGGAGAACATGGCAGGATATGCTGTCATTGGAAATGCTCACACCTCTTTCTAAAACAGATTCTCTTCCCCTTACCGTGAGGATAGCCAAGATTATGATTATGTAGAACAGACTCTGCAATGCACACTTCTGGGGAATCAGATTTCTGGGTGGCAGTGCTGTTCAGCACAGCAACACAGTAGCACAGGTTTACTAACCAAAGAAGCCAAAATGGAGCCCCCGATCCACGAGCTGAACCTCCGCTCCACAGTGGTGTTGTTAGCTATCAACTTCAGGCGCATGCTCTGCACAGAAAAGGAGCCAAAACCAAACGTCACACAAACTCTAAGCTGCTGACCTTTAGGGACAAGCAGCACAAGGAACCTCGTATCTGTATCAATATGCAGCTTGAAAAAGGTCCATTTTAGTACACCTGCAATACTGCTCATCTGCCTGCATTTACAATTCAAAACAACCACAGGAGCAGGAAGTGTGGTTTTTGCCTTGTCTCCCAACAGCAAACGGTTAAGGCAAGGAATGGGGCAGGTGGAGAGCAGTATTACCACAGTGTGTGGTGTCATCTCCAACACTGCACTGGGACTAAAATTACTTATGTTGCTAGACTTAAGTCATCTAGTCTTTTTTGTACCCATtcattccttttgctttcaaaatgtcTTATAGCAATAAAATCTTTGAATTTCAATGGGCTCCTCCTCAGCTATTATAAGCAGTGAATACATCTCTCAGTTTCTCCTAACATTCATCATTTCAGAGTTGTCACATTTTTGCTTAAATACTAAAATTCAAGAAATATAATCTGCATCTACTCTCAGATGCAAGGTATCAATACTTGCTTCGACatcaagtaattaaaaatacgTAAATATGTTATTCATAGACAAAACCTGGTGATTTAGGTTGTCTGCAGAATCAGGGAAAAACAATTTCCACAATTAAGTGACCTCAGGCAGAATGTATCTCAAGTTAGTCAGCAATACTTCAAAAGAGACCATCAAGAGAAATACTGGCTTGGGGACAATTACAGAATTTAGGATCACAATCTGAAAGTAAGAGTGGAGCTGTAAAATACTCAAGGAATATTGGAATTTATTCTGTATAAAACTCTTCAAGAATTCTTTCTTTTCGTTAGAGAGGGAGTTTTCTTAACCCTGCAGAAATCTATTCAGCTGTCAGGTTCCTACAAGTGAAAGCACAGTACACACAATATCCTTGTGTACTTATATGGCAGAAGAGCAAAATGTTAAGTACTCAGTGCAGTAATGGAAAGAGCTGCTTTACCGGTGGGGTTTTCTGAGACAGCTCCCTGTTCAATCTGTCTGTGAAACTCTGTATTAGAGTGTTTCCTCCTGCTACAATCACACTGCCATAGAGACcctaaaaagagagaaaagaaacacaaccTGGAGCTTTACCTCAGAAATCATTCTGAAAACAGCTCTTTCTCACAATAGAGGGGTGGCACAAATATGTATAGTCAACAGCAATAATACAACATTTGATGCCAACAGTATTACCTCTCCCAAttcaattaattatttaatcacttaaaaatattgcaaGGCAGCCTGATATTAAACTATAAAAGGAAGACAGAAGCCATATGTTCTATATAATTCCACTAACAATTTCTGCTACGGAGAACCCTCAAGCTGCAGATCTTCCCTGTATCCaaattgttgggtttttacAGCTGAATGCAACCTCAAAAGAAAAgtccacagcactgcagaaaactgcagcatttttctaTACCACTATTGCAGCAATTGGTGAACACACATCAGGACCCAGCCCACTAAGCCCTCCTCACACTGTggttaacagaaaaaaaatttgaaagaactCTCATTTAATCTGTATCAAATTGACACCTGAGAAAGACagcacattaattttaaaaataatggcacattaattttaaaaatattgttttcctttAGAACTTCTCTTCTTTCTACTCTTATAAATTCCATGTATGCTCTAAACATAATGATGCctaaaaagctgaagaaaacgCTCAAAGTTACGAACATAAATGCTTATCTGAAGCCAGTCCAATCCAAATTATGCAGTGCCAGCCACAAAATCTGTACATCAGATCTTTAAATACGAGTAGAAACACTAAGTAAAAGGTCCTGATTTAGCATTTTGTAAGACTAAACATTGATGGTACATCTCCCTATAGATAAATGCGTAATACTTATGGAATTATTCTAACATATTTATCAATATCCTAGGAAATCCtagaaaatttcttcactgttgCTGTTCTAGTCCCAAAAACATGTATCAGCACAAAAATATCTCTGCCTTAAAATACTGCCTGGCTGACTAACACTTACCGGCCTGATATCTATATCACACATTCCAACGCTTGTTGTGACAACGTGGCTCACACCCAACATCGTGTTACCAGATAAACCCTgcagggaaaatcaggaatcTACACATCATTGCTTCAAGAGAGCAAGGCATAGAAAAGCCCTGAATGAGTTGAATTTTACAAGTATTACTGGAGATAGAGCTAAGCATTTTGTTATGGAATGAACAAAAATATCCCTATTTTTCCAGTCAGCTCATCACCACCCAATTTGAACATTttatccttcccttccccagccttaATTCAAGACAGGCAAATTCTACCCCCAGGAAAACCCCACAGTGCAAATACATCCaaatcattaaattaaaaatgttttacaaaagAAAGTCATGTGATAGCCTAATCAGATGCAGAGCCTTCCAATCACAGCTATCATAGTGGTTTTACCTTTACATTGGAAGGGTCAAACAATCCCTCGGGAATTTTCAGACGCTCAGCACCGAAGTCACAGTTGTAGCCATTGGGGAACTCATAATGAACTGTTGGCATCTGTGCTGCCACCCTGGAGCATTAGACAGAAAGCAACACATTACAGTGCTCTCTAAACAGGATGTCAAGTTGTCTAAGCCCTGTTATAAACTACAGTCCCAATGGGAATACTGTGACTCACAAGACTTACACTTTcaataatatttattatgaTCTCATCTtgaatattaaacaaaaaactaTCACCTGGGTATATGCAGTACTCCTACTTTCATCAATCATCAATTTTTAGATAAAACCTTCCATAACAAAACCAGCCAACAGCAATGAACAGGCTGAGCACCACATGCACAACTGGTAACTGATTTtacaagaaagaagaaagtaacATACTGTTCATCATAGGTTGAATCTGATACTTGGAGGACAGAAGCCTGGAAGTCCTGAATGACACACTGTGGAGTTAAAAATAACACGAATTTATATGAATTTTAGTCTTGAATTTTATAAAACTTATAGAATTGGTACTAACTTTTCAAAGATTTTCTCATTCTTCAAGAGGAAACACTGATATACTTGCAAATAAAACTTATTTATGGAACATTCAGGGGAGATGAAAGCAGGAGGAATGATCTACTTACATTACACATGTAGTTGTGCCAAGACCTGGTGACCTGGGGcaacttctcttttcttttccagtttgctGGCGACCCCTCACGAACTGCCTCCTGAGATTTTAGGGTACAAAGTCATCAGGTAAACACTGAAGCCTCTCCCCAAGGCAACACTCACTAAATAAAGCTACTTTCCCACCTTTGAAGCAATCATATATGGAGGAATTATCTCTATGTTCATTTCCTGAAACAGCTCCCGGCACTGCATAGTGATAAAGTCTCCTGCAAGCGGTGATTTTACAATACCTAGAAGACAAAGAGTGgatccaaaataaaaacctgaacaACTAACCTGGAAAGTATCCAAATAATGAACAGACTCTCCCAGCTATTTGTCAATGAACACTAttagggcttttttcctttttaagggGGCACACAGATGTAAAAGCAGTAACGGAACTGTACAAGCAGGAATCACACTAACTCGACCTTGATACTGCAGTGCTGTCATCCATGAAAGTTTATACCTTGCTGAAGTACATATCCATCATGCACTGGAATAGCAGTGGTGTGTGTTGCTCCACTATCCAAGATGAGCCCTGTAGATCTCCCATTAGCAAAACTAGTCAAAATGATTAAGGAAAACATTGTAATTttcactttagaaaaaaaaagtgctgccATAAAATTAGATCATAACTAGGAATGAGGACTCCAGCATGTTATTCCTTGCCTCTGCAAAGGGATTTGCCATTTTCCAGTGTGTACCATCCTTCTGTGAAGTGCACAACCTTATAGAGagcaatatttaattttcatctatGAACTAACTCAAGCTTTGGATGTACAAGGGTGAGACTTCATGCCATTACTATGCAGCAAGCTCTAAGCACATCCAACTCGTTTAGACTCAAAGCTGGAAACATATCATTAGTTTAAAGTAATTACAAATATTCTTCTTAAGGCTATGAAAACTTCAGGCTCTAATGACTGTATTTCATGGTGTGGACACCACCATTTCAGGTCTGTAATATTCTTATCCATAGCatacaatggaaaaaaaaccctaataaaaaaaaatactttgaaccCAAGGACAGAGTCAAATTGAGAGAACTTCAA harbors:
- the MRPL47 gene encoding 39S ribosomal protein L47, mitochondrial; translated protein: MRSCGTFSRTALNLYHKNLPKIEILHQVKFLHTTVSRRGLEEFFDDPGNWGEKSVKSGDSWNIKQLRGKSSEDLHKLWYVLLKEKNMLLTLEQESKRQRKPMPSPERLEKVETSMKNIDLVVREREIALRLLQTGHEKPVPGEWRHDFLGRTFWYSYKEWPIPWHLNKKHKKKRFYYLPLVNHFIRLRLEKSLRKRARQQSLERTRQKVLERKFPDVAVKSQSQ
- the ACTL6A gene encoding actin-like protein 6A; the protein is MGRKGAAAPSHSPRALESSHSSCPLLMWQQVHPGARRIHRPPLPTSANPAAFPMSSSGLLNTGGHGAPGAGPAEGKRMSKGGGPGACPSRPRGASAGERSHRGLGQEPRCRDEVGALVFDIGSYTVRAGYAGEDCPKVDFPTAIGVVLERDNGSTLMEIDGDKGKQGGPTYYIDTNALRVPRENMEAISPLKNGMIEDWDSFQAILDHTYKMHIKSEASLHPVLMSEAPWNTRAKREKLTELMFEHYNIPAFFLCKTAVLTAFANGRSTGLILDSGATHTTAIPVHDGYVLQQGIVKSPLAGDFITMQCRELFQEMNIEIIPPYMIASKEAVREGSPANWKRKEKLPQVTRSWHNYMCNCVIQDFQASVLQVSDSTYDEQVAAQMPTVHYEFPNGYNCDFGAERLKIPEGLFDPSNVKGLSGNTMLGVSHVVTTSVGMCDIDIRPGLYGSVIVAGGNTLIQSFTDRLNRELSQKTPPSMRLKLIANNTTVERRFSSWIGGSILASLGTFQQMWISKQEYEEGGKQCVERKCP